The genomic region ATTAACGCCTACCCATGGATTCAATGAGGATTTACATGCGCCTGATCCGCATGCTGTTGCTGGCAGCTATGGCTTTTGCCGTCATCCCAGCCCAGGCCGACGACGAGGCCGCCGTTCAGCGCCTGACCCAACTGCTCAGCCAGGCGCAGACCATCACTGCGCGTTTCTCCCAGCTGACCCTGGACGGTACTGGCACGCAGTTGCAGGAAACGGCTGGTGAGCTGTCCTTGAAGCGTCCGGGTTTGTTCCGCTGGCATACCGACGCGCCACAAGAGCAGTTACTGGTCTCCAATGGCCAGAAAGTTTGGTTGTACGACCCGGATCTGCAACAAGTGACGATTCAGAAGCTCGACCAGCGTTTGACTCATACGCCGGCTTTGCTGCTTTCCGGGGATGTTTCGCAGATTCGCCAGAACTTCGACATCACCTTCAAAGAAGCTGGCGATGTGGTGGACTTCACCCTCAAGCCGAAAGCCAAGGACACGCTGTTCGATAACCTGCGTCTGTCCTTCCGCAAAGGGGTGATCAACGACATGCAGTTGATCGACAGTGTCGGCCAGCGCACCAACATTCTGTTCCTCGGAGTGAAGATGAACGCGGCGCTGGACGCCGGCCAGTTCACTTTCGATATCCCGGCCGGCGCTGACGTGATTCAAGAGTAAATGCTCAAGTGTAAGAGGTGCTG from Pseudomonas cavernicola harbors:
- the lolA gene encoding outer membrane lipoprotein chaperone LolA, producing the protein MRLIRMLLLAAMAFAVIPAQADDEAAVQRLTQLLSQAQTITARFSQLTLDGTGTQLQETAGELSLKRPGLFRWHTDAPQEQLLVSNGQKVWLYDPDLQQVTIQKLDQRLTHTPALLLSGDVSQIRQNFDITFKEAGDVVDFTLKPKAKDTLFDNLRLSFRKGVINDMQLIDSVGQRTNILFLGVKMNAALDAGQFTFDIPAGADVIQE